The following are encoded together in the Pseudidiomarina andamanensis genome:
- a CDS encoding GNAT family N-acetyltransferase, with protein sequence MSSNERQLMVDGHPAKWQQLLKSGDRIFIGTHAGVPHALLHDLADHSQHFHDIEIVQIYALGDNHWVNPEYNQTFKVNSLFIGGEKVRKAVAEGRADYTPAFMSDIPSLFSEEILPLDAALIMVSPPDQYGYHSLGVSVDIVSSALRSAKKVIAQVNPKMPVTFGQAFVHKGQIDAFFEAEQDLPEITAPELDAVTERIGQYVSLLVEDGATIQIGFGKICDAVLRYLGNHKDLGVHSELITDGIMELMLSGVINNRKKTYHQHKAVTSFCIGSKKLYDFVNNNPHIGFYPSEYVNSPANIARNEKMVSINSAIEVDLTGQVVSDSIGHHFYSGIGGHVDFSRGASMSPGGKPVIALPSTAKNGTVSRIVPFISEGSGVATSRAHVYYVVTEFGVASLRGKSIRERALELIRVAHPKFRQQLLEEVRKHYYVPHYQILHSVEVPELGPVGFKEIVINGEFFDLRPLNPSDERRLQEFFYSHTKETLQMRYNTVPTSMSREKSCTLVSVDQSRDLALCIVRQKGSMAQIQAVGRYYLLHDEKSCEVAFVTRETQHGKGMATRLLDEMKRIARERRLERMLAYVRAENGKMLAVFERAGFVRKPSEEPGEVYLQLDLHQPTVVQEPKDSE encoded by the coding sequence ATGAGTAGCAATGAACGGCAGTTGATGGTTGATGGTCACCCCGCCAAATGGCAGCAGCTATTAAAGTCAGGCGACCGCATCTTCATCGGAACTCACGCTGGCGTTCCACACGCGCTGCTGCATGATCTAGCTGACCACAGCCAGCACTTTCATGATATTGAAATTGTGCAGATTTACGCGCTGGGCGACAACCACTGGGTGAACCCTGAATACAACCAAACCTTCAAGGTCAACTCACTGTTTATTGGCGGTGAGAAAGTTCGCAAAGCCGTTGCCGAAGGCCGCGCCGATTACACGCCTGCTTTCATGTCAGATATTCCGTCTCTGTTTAGCGAAGAAATTTTACCTTTAGATGCCGCGTTAATTATGGTCAGCCCGCCCGATCAATATGGTTATCATTCACTCGGTGTTTCGGTCGATATAGTGTCGTCAGCGCTGCGGTCAGCCAAGAAAGTGATTGCACAGGTGAACCCCAAAATGCCGGTCACCTTCGGCCAAGCCTTCGTTCATAAAGGGCAAATTGACGCCTTTTTTGAAGCCGAGCAAGATTTACCGGAAATCACCGCGCCAGAACTTGACGCCGTGACTGAACGCATAGGCCAGTACGTGTCGTTGTTAGTGGAAGATGGCGCGACCATTCAAATTGGCTTTGGCAAAATTTGTGATGCCGTTTTGCGTTACTTAGGTAATCACAAAGATCTTGGCGTACACAGTGAGCTGATCACCGACGGCATTATGGAGCTGATGCTGAGCGGTGTGATTAACAACCGCAAGAAAACCTATCACCAACACAAAGCCGTCACCAGCTTCTGCATTGGTAGCAAAAAACTCTACGACTTTGTGAATAACAACCCACACATTGGCTTTTACCCGTCAGAGTATGTGAACTCGCCCGCTAACATTGCGCGCAACGAAAAAATGGTCTCGATTAACAGCGCCATTGAAGTGGATTTGACCGGCCAAGTGGTGTCAGACTCCATCGGCCATCACTTTTACAGCGGTATTGGCGGCCATGTGGATTTCAGCCGTGGCGCCAGCATGAGTCCCGGCGGTAAACCAGTGATTGCCCTGCCCTCAACCGCGAAAAACGGTACTGTGTCACGCATTGTGCCGTTTATAAGCGAAGGCAGCGGCGTGGCGACCTCGCGAGCGCATGTGTATTACGTGGTCACCGAATTCGGCGTAGCGTCGTTACGTGGTAAAAGCATTCGCGAACGCGCACTTGAATTAATTCGTGTGGCACACCCGAAATTCCGCCAACAATTATTAGAAGAAGTTCGTAAACATTACTACGTGCCGCACTATCAAATTCTGCATTCGGTAGAAGTGCCGGAACTTGGCCCCGTTGGCTTCAAAGAAATTGTGATTAACGGTGAGTTTTTCGATTTGCGCCCGCTGAATCCCAGTGACGAGCGACGCCTGCAAGAATTCTTCTACTCGCACACCAAAGAAACCCTGCAGATGCGCTACAACACCGTGCCAACCAGTATGAGTCGGGAGAAATCCTGTACCTTGGTGAGTGTGGACCAGTCGCGTGATTTAGCGCTGTGCATTGTGCGACAAAAAGGCTCGATGGCTCAGATTCAAGCCGTTGGTCGCTATTATCTGCTACACGACGAAAAAAGCTGTGAAGTTGCCTTTGTGACGCGAGAAACTCAGCACGGTAAGGGCATGGCAACCCGCCTACTTGATGAAATGAAGCGCATTGCCCGAGAACGCCGACTTGAGCGCATGCTGGCTTATGTGCGCGCTGAGAATGGCAAAATGCTAGCGGTGTTTGAGCGCGCTGGTTTTGTGCGTAAGCCTTCTGAGGAACCGGGTGAGGTTTATTTGCAGCTTGATTTGCACCAGCCCACCGTGGTTCAAGAACCTAAAGACAGTGAGTGA
- a CDS encoding amidohydrolase family protein: MNKLSTLALAVSVALSVSAPALAQTENGWDVNNPQGEFKDIQIKTSEGTWMNVDMSPDGKFIVFDMLGDIYRIPASGGDAELLIGGIAWHMQPVYSPDGKYIAYTSDADGGDNIWIMDADGSNPRQVTDETFRLLNSPAWSPDSEFIVARKHFTARRSLGAGEVWMYHRSGGSGVMLTERPNDQKDLGEPAFSPDGRYIYFSQDDTPGKTFHYSKDSLEGIYKIKRYDRETGDIDVILSGAGGAIRPTPSPDGKYLAFIKREDFNSVLYLYDLESGEQTRLYNQLDRDMQETWAIHGVYPTMDWSPDSKKMIFWADGKIMQLDVASRSTRVIPFSVETTKKVQHALHFETNLDEDQFKVKMLRMVQVAPNAKQVVYEALGKLYVRSLPNGEPKRLTNREGAWELYPSYSRDGSKLVYATWDDQKLGQLIVRDVKSGKETVLATGKGKFVEPVFSPDGNAVVYRKIRGGYITSDTYGLNPGVYHLSLSKNAKPRLISESGSSPQFGARSDRVYLMAFNGSPSLMSVDLTTKESRTLYTAEHATEFRVSPDGENLAFAERFKVFVTPFVERGAPIKISPTDKQFPVEQLSVRAGENISWSGDGQALYWSLGPELYHASVNGLFGIDGESEFEKVANGLDISFEADAGIHDETVAFVGGQVITMEGDQVIERGTVVVKGNKIVAVGSVDEVTVPSGATVIDTTGKTVMPGLFDGHAHGPQGDNEIIPEQNWKTYATLAFGVTSIHDPSNDTTEIFAASELQKAGLIAAPRTFSTGTILYGANGPGYTAHVDDLEDAKFHLERLKKVGAFSVKSYNQPRRNQRQQIIQAGRELGMMVVPEGGSLLQHNLSMVADGHTTIEHSIPVAKIYDDIEQFWSQTDVNYTPTLGVAYGGIWGENYWYAETDVWKHPKLSKFVPEDALVGSVRREKAPHNHYNHFNNADVAKKLQDLGVDVVAGAHGQREGLAQHWEIWMMAQGGMTPLQALATSTINPAKEFGMDKYIGSLKEGKLADIIVIDGNPLADISVTDRVTHTMVNGRLFDAETMNQLVPKAEPRKPFFWE; the protein is encoded by the coding sequence ATGAATAAATTATCAACGCTGGCCCTTGCGGTCAGCGTCGCTTTATCTGTTTCTGCCCCTGCGCTAGCCCAAACCGAAAATGGTTGGGACGTGAATAACCCTCAAGGCGAATTCAAAGACATTCAAATCAAAACCTCTGAAGGTACTTGGATGAACGTTGACATGAGCCCCGACGGCAAATTCATTGTCTTCGATATGCTCGGCGACATTTATCGTATTCCAGCCAGTGGTGGTGATGCCGAATTGCTAATAGGCGGCATTGCTTGGCACATGCAGCCAGTTTACTCACCGGATGGCAAATACATTGCCTATACCTCAGATGCTGATGGCGGCGACAATATTTGGATCATGGATGCGGATGGTAGCAACCCGCGCCAAGTGACCGATGAAACCTTCCGTTTGTTGAACAGCCCTGCATGGAGCCCAGACAGCGAGTTTATCGTTGCGCGTAAACACTTTACGGCGCGTCGTTCATTAGGTGCTGGTGAAGTGTGGATGTATCACCGTTCAGGTGGCTCAGGTGTGATGCTGACTGAGCGCCCGAATGATCAAAAAGACTTGGGCGAGCCAGCGTTTTCACCAGATGGCCGTTATATCTATTTCTCGCAAGACGACACCCCAGGCAAAACCTTCCACTACAGCAAAGATTCGCTGGAAGGCATTTATAAAATCAAACGTTATGATCGCGAAACCGGCGACATCGATGTGATTTTAAGTGGTGCTGGTGGCGCGATTCGTCCAACACCATCGCCTGATGGTAAATACTTGGCATTCATCAAGCGTGAAGACTTCAATAGCGTCTTGTATTTGTACGACTTAGAGTCGGGCGAGCAAACGCGTTTGTATAATCAGCTTGATCGCGACATGCAAGAAACGTGGGCGATTCATGGCGTGTATCCGACCATGGATTGGAGCCCTGATAGCAAGAAAATGATTTTCTGGGCCGACGGTAAAATCATGCAATTGGATGTTGCCAGCCGCAGCACGCGCGTGATTCCGTTTAGCGTTGAAACCACCAAGAAAGTTCAGCACGCTTTGCACTTTGAAACCAACTTAGATGAAGACCAGTTCAAAGTGAAAATGCTGCGTATGGTGCAAGTGGCGCCTAATGCGAAACAGGTGGTATACGAGGCACTTGGTAAGCTCTACGTACGTAGCTTACCGAACGGTGAGCCGAAGCGTTTAACCAATCGTGAAGGCGCATGGGAACTGTACCCAAGCTATTCACGTGACGGTAGCAAGCTTGTGTATGCAACGTGGGATGACCAAAAGCTCGGTCAGCTGATTGTTCGTGACGTGAAATCGGGCAAAGAAACCGTATTGGCAACCGGCAAAGGTAAATTCGTTGAACCGGTATTTAGCCCAGATGGCAACGCCGTGGTTTATCGTAAAATCCGCGGTGGTTATATCACCTCTGACACTTACGGCTTGAACCCTGGTGTTTATCACTTGTCGTTGAGCAAAAACGCGAAACCACGTTTGATTAGCGAAAGTGGTAGCTCGCCGCAATTCGGCGCGCGTAGCGACCGAGTTTATTTGATGGCATTTAATGGCTCGCCGTCATTGATGAGCGTGGATTTAACCACCAAGGAATCGCGCACGCTGTATACAGCAGAACACGCAACTGAATTCCGCGTATCTCCAGATGGTGAGAACTTGGCATTTGCTGAGCGTTTCAAAGTATTCGTGACGCCATTTGTTGAACGCGGCGCACCAATCAAAATTAGTCCAACCGACAAGCAGTTCCCGGTTGAGCAGTTGTCGGTGCGTGCTGGCGAAAACATCTCGTGGAGCGGTGATGGCCAAGCATTGTATTGGTCACTGGGCCCTGAACTTTATCATGCGTCAGTGAACGGCTTGTTCGGCATTGATGGCGAGTCAGAGTTCGAGAAAGTAGCCAATGGCCTCGATATTAGCTTTGAAGCCGATGCTGGCATTCATGATGAAACCGTCGCATTTGTTGGCGGTCAGGTGATTACCATGGAAGGCGATCAAGTGATTGAGCGCGGCACTGTGGTTGTCAAAGGCAACAAAATTGTCGCTGTTGGTAGTGTCGATGAGGTGACCGTGCCAAGCGGTGCCACTGTGATTGATACCACGGGCAAGACGGTCATGCCAGGGTTGTTCGATGGCCACGCACACGGCCCGCAAGGTGACAATGAGATTATTCCAGAGCAAAACTGGAAAACCTATGCCACGTTAGCGTTCGGTGTGACCTCAATTCACGATCCATCAAATGACACCACTGAAATATTTGCTGCGAGCGAATTGCAAAAGGCTGGCTTAATAGCTGCGCCACGCACGTTCTCAACCGGTACCATTTTGTATGGTGCAAATGGTCCAGGTTATACCGCGCATGTGGATGATCTCGAGGATGCGAAGTTCCACCTTGAACGCCTGAAAAAAGTAGGTGCCTTCTCGGTGAAGAGCTATAACCAACCGCGTCGTAATCAACGTCAGCAGATTATTCAGGCAGGCCGTGAATTAGGTATGATGGTTGTGCCTGAAGGCGGTTCATTGTTACAGCATAATTTGAGCATGGTTGCCGACGGTCACACGACCATTGAGCACTCCATTCCAGTTGCGAAAATCTACGATGATATTGAGCAGTTCTGGAGCCAAACTGACGTGAACTATACGCCAACCTTAGGCGTTGCTTACGGCGGTATTTGGGGTGAAAACTATTGGTATGCTGAAACTGACGTGTGGAAGCATCCGAAGTTATCGAAGTTTGTGCCAGAGGATGCGTTAGTTGGTTCTGTGCGCCGTGAAAAAGCGCCGCATAATCACTACAACCACTTCAACAATGCTGATGTTGCAAAGAAACTGCAAGATCTTGGTGTTGATGTGGTGGCTGGTGCGCACGGTCAGCGTGAAGGTTTAGCCCAGCACTGGGAAATTTGGATGATGGCGCAAGGTGGTATGACACCACTGCAAGCACTCGCAACATCAACTATTAACCCAGCGAAAGAGTTCGGTATGGATAAATATATCGGCTCGCTGAAAGAGGGTAAATTGGCTGACATTATCGTGATTGATGGCAATCCGTTAGCGGATATTTCTGTTACCGATCGCGTCACCCACACCATGGTGAATGGCCGCTTGTTTGATGCGGAAACCATGAACCAATTGGTGCCAAAAGCTGAGCCACGCAAACCATTTTTCTGGGAATAG
- a CDS encoding YqaE/Pmp3 family membrane protein encodes MDLIRIIIAILLPPLGVFLQVGIGKHFWINIILTLLGYIPGIVHAVWVIAKK; translated from the coding sequence ATGGATCTAATCCGCATTATTATCGCAATTTTGTTGCCGCCACTGGGTGTATTTTTACAGGTCGGTATTGGTAAGCATTTTTGGATTAATATCATTTTGACCTTGCTCGGTTACATTCCGGGTATCGTTCATGCGGTTTGGGTTATCGCCAAAAAATAA
- a CDS encoding NRAMP family divalent metal transporter — MTQRTESSRRHALGPGIILAAAAVGASHLVASTQAGALFGWQLWWVIVLVNVLKYPFFRFAVTYTLESKQNLIAGYYGEGKLYLWLFTVLNAIAAVVNTAGVLLLTASLLKLFIPELPLIALCWLILLGCLLVILGGQYRMLDNLSKWIMASLSLATVVAVIMAWGNAQPLPDDFVAPSPWQLSALAFLVAMMGWMPVPIELSAINSLWLQSKQKLTRISLKHGLFDFNLGYWVTAALAVVFLALGALVQFGSDQPIALAGTQFAQQFVSMYGNTIGAWSEYLVGGIAFLCMFGTTLAVLDGYARTLKECRSLLARRAQDNKPPATTERLTWWVIGQSFAGMLVIIYFQSALGPMLTFAMTLAFLTTPFFAWLNFKLARKNKMSTLMRLYGWLGLTYLIVFAMGYLYFLIFMGS; from the coding sequence ATGACACAACGCACAGAATCATCACGACGCCACGCACTGGGCCCTGGAATCATTTTAGCTGCAGCGGCTGTAGGTGCGTCACATCTTGTCGCATCTACCCAAGCCGGTGCTCTGTTCGGTTGGCAGTTGTGGTGGGTGATCGTGCTAGTTAACGTGTTGAAGTACCCGTTTTTCCGCTTCGCCGTTACCTACACACTCGAAAGTAAGCAGAATTTAATTGCCGGCTATTACGGCGAGGGCAAGCTTTATCTGTGGCTTTTCACCGTGTTGAACGCCATCGCTGCGGTGGTCAATACCGCCGGTGTGTTACTGCTGACCGCCAGCCTATTAAAGTTATTTATTCCTGAGCTGCCGCTGATAGCACTTTGCTGGCTGATTTTGCTCGGATGCCTGTTAGTTATTCTCGGTGGTCAATACCGCATGCTCGATAATCTCTCGAAATGGATTATGGCGAGTTTGAGTCTGGCAACTGTTGTCGCCGTGATTATGGCGTGGGGTAACGCGCAGCCGCTGCCTGACGATTTTGTGGCACCGTCACCGTGGCAGCTTTCTGCATTAGCGTTCTTGGTGGCGATGATGGGCTGGATGCCAGTTCCCATCGAGCTTTCGGCAATCAACTCATTGTGGCTTCAGAGCAAGCAAAAGCTCACGCGCATTAGTCTGAAACATGGCTTGTTCGATTTTAATTTGGGTTACTGGGTGACGGCTGCTTTGGCGGTGGTGTTCCTTGCCCTTGGCGCGCTAGTTCAGTTTGGCAGTGACCAACCCATTGCATTAGCGGGCACGCAATTTGCGCAGCAGTTTGTCAGTATGTACGGCAATACCATTGGGGCGTGGTCGGAGTATTTGGTTGGCGGTATCGCATTTTTATGTATGTTCGGAACCACGCTTGCGGTGCTCGATGGCTACGCACGAACACTCAAAGAATGCCGTTCGCTACTAGCGCGGCGTGCGCAAGATAATAAACCGCCGGCGACAACAGAGCGTCTTACTTGGTGGGTTATCGGCCAATCGTTCGCTGGCATGTTAGTGATTATTTACTTTCAAAGTGCGTTAGGGCCAATGTTAACGTTCGCCATGACGCTCGCCTTTTTAACCACGCCATTTTTCGCGTGGCTCAACTTTAAACTCGCACGTAAAAATAAGATGTCTACGCTGATGCGGCTGTACGGCTGGTTAGGTTTAACCTACTTAATTGTGTTTGCCATGGGGTATTTGTACTTTTTAATCTTCATGGGCTCATGA
- a CDS encoding S10 family peptidase — MKRMKHLILAVMMGSSLVVTATATELPEAKIAADDTVVTEHSTTINGQRFKYTATTGTQPVFNEDGEATAALFFTYYERQDVKNRAERPLLISFNGGPGSASVWMHIAYTGPKSLRVDDEGFPIMPYGVKDNPHSVLDVADIVFVNPVNTGYSRPLPKKDGSEYSRDELQKMFFGVNADVKYLADWVNTFVTRHERWRSPKYLIGESYGTTRVSGLALELQNRQWMYLNGVILVSPTDIGIERNGPVKAANRLPYFAAAAWYHDALSSDLQSKDLLELLPEVEKYTLDVYLPALAKGAMLPAAEKEQIAEQVAKYSGLDKQTVLRSNLDISTSFFWKELLRDRGQTIGRLDSRYLGIDRDDVGSRPDYNSELTSWLHSFTPAINYYLREELGYKTDVKYNMFGPVHPWDRSNNNTGENLRQAMAQNPYLNVLIQSGYYDGATNYFDAKYNMWHIDPSGRMADRIGFKGYRSGHMMYLRAEDLRLSNNDLREFIKATIPAKDEAAKY; from the coding sequence ATGAAGCGCATGAAACATCTCATTTTAGCGGTGATGATGGGGTCAAGCTTGGTTGTTACGGCAACTGCAACAGAACTCCCAGAAGCCAAAATTGCTGCTGACGATACGGTTGTGACGGAGCATAGCACCACCATTAATGGTCAGCGTTTTAAATACACTGCAACCACTGGCACGCAACCTGTTTTCAATGAAGACGGCGAAGCGACTGCGGCGTTGTTCTTTACTTACTATGAGCGTCAAGACGTTAAAAATCGTGCAGAGCGTCCATTATTAATTTCTTTTAATGGCGGCCCAGGTTCAGCATCGGTTTGGATGCATATTGCATACACAGGGCCAAAATCACTGCGCGTTGATGACGAAGGCTTCCCAATCATGCCGTATGGCGTGAAGGATAACCCACATTCAGTGCTCGACGTGGCTGATATTGTGTTTGTGAACCCAGTAAACACCGGCTATTCACGTCCGTTGCCAAAGAAAGATGGCTCAGAATACTCACGTGACGAATTGCAGAAAATGTTCTTCGGTGTGAATGCCGACGTGAAATATTTAGCTGATTGGGTCAATACCTTTGTAACTCGTCATGAACGCTGGCGCTCGCCGAAGTATCTGATTGGCGAAAGCTATGGTACCACCCGTGTTTCAGGCTTAGCGCTTGAACTACAGAACCGTCAGTGGATGTACCTGAACGGTGTCATTCTGGTATCACCAACCGATATCGGTATTGAACGAAATGGCCCGGTGAAAGCAGCGAACCGTTTACCGTATTTTGCGGCGGCAGCTTGGTATCACGATGCCCTGAGCTCTGATCTACAAAGCAAAGACTTGCTCGAGTTATTGCCAGAAGTTGAAAAGTACACTCTTGACGTTTACTTGCCTGCATTGGCGAAAGGCGCGATGTTGCCGGCTGCTGAGAAAGAACAAATTGCTGAGCAAGTGGCGAAATATTCTGGTTTAGATAAGCAAACTGTGTTGCGTTCAAACCTTGATATCAGCACCTCGTTCTTCTGGAAAGAATTACTGCGCGATCGTGGCCAAACGATTGGTCGTCTCGATTCACGTTATCTTGGTATTGACCGTGATGACGTTGGCTCTCGCCCAGATTACAACTCAGAACTGACTTCTTGGTTGCACTCGTTTACTCCGGCAATCAACTACTATTTACGCGAAGAGCTTGGCTACAAAACTGACGTGAAATACAACATGTTTGGCCCAGTACATCCGTGGGATCGCAGCAATAACAATACTGGTGAAAACCTGCGACAAGCCATGGCACAGAACCCATACTTGAATGTGCTGATTCAATCAGGTTACTACGACGGCGCGACCAACTATTTCGATGCGAAATACAATATGTGGCACATCGACCCAAGCGGTCGCATGGCAGACCGTATTGGCTTCAAAGGCTATCGCAGCGGTCACATGATGTATTTACGCGCTGAAGATTTGAGATTATCGAACAACGACTTGCGCGAATTCATAAAAGCGACTATTCCTGCTAAGGATGAAGCAGCGAAATATTAA